The candidate division WOR-3 bacterium genome includes a window with the following:
- a CDS encoding proton-conducting transporter membrane subunit, with product MIGLDFFVDHYGIFLSAIFVFIGLMSLIYGLATNREKGHRLEFYIMLFLIVGSGVGVALTYNLLLMYILWEISTFAVWRAVAYYRGDGEISAGTLTFLVNFAAATLMLIGFSILYMDNGTFNLPGIIVINDTAAILILIGILTKSVTIPLHIWLAPAYNAIPSAIGASLAGIAENLGAILFLRLFTMGNYAAPVFFNTVAWIAIISSIIGGGVALRVYKLRSLLAFSTISQLGFVILAFAVGGTYGILGGVLYIAAHALAKSGLFYGVGVIEDATGEDDMRNVACLLRLSPVLAVSMAMLVGSIVGFFPMLGFFSKLTVVIGAVEKTAYFGIGAIVAAIFTLLYNTRFYHELFFGERCDVYKLRAKRPSYTGVAVVFILAMVSLLLGIFFYQPVHYLTTGGL from the coding sequence ATGATTGGATTAGATTTTTTCGTTGACCATTATGGGATTTTCCTCAGTGCAATATTTGTTTTTATTGGTCTTATGTCTCTGATATACGGTCTGGCTACAAATCGAGAAAAGGGACATCGCCTGGAATTCTACATCATGCTCTTTCTGATCGTCGGATCTGGTGTGGGCGTCGCGTTGACATATAATCTATTGTTGATGTACATACTCTGGGAAATCTCAACATTTGCGGTGTGGAGGGCAGTTGCCTATTACCGTGGGGACGGTGAGATATCTGCCGGTACGCTCACCTTCCTGGTCAATTTTGCGGCTGCGACCCTGATGCTGATCGGATTTTCGATACTGTACATGGATAATGGGACATTCAATTTACCGGGGATCATCGTAATAAATGACACGGCAGCGATATTGATCTTGATCGGGATACTCACCAAGTCGGTTACGATCCCTCTCCATATCTGGCTGGCACCTGCCTATAACGCCATCCCCTCGGCGATAGGCGCCAGTCTGGCAGGCATAGCAGAGAATCTTGGTGCAATCCTCTTCCTCCGTCTCTTTACTATGGGTAATTATGCTGCTCCTGTATTCTTCAACACTGTGGCGTGGATTGCTATCATTTCCAGCATCATCGGAGGCGGTGTCGCACTGAGAGTGTATAAACTCCGGAGCCTGCTAGCTTTCTCGACTATTAGCCAGCTGGGTTTTGTGATACTCGCCTTCGCAGTGGGAGGTACCTATGGAATACTCGGAGGCGTTCTGTACATCGCGGCGCATGCTTTGGCTAAATCGGGATTGTTCTACGGTGTGGGTGTCATCGAGGATGCCACAGGCGAAGATGATATGAGGAATGTTGCCTGTTTGCTCAGATTGTCACCCGTTCTCGCAGTCTCCATGGCGATGCTGGTCGGTTCAATTGTCGGATTCTTCCCAATGCTTGGGTTCTTTTCGAAATTGACGGTGGTGATTGGAGCGGTTGAAAAGACTGCCTATTTCGGAATCGGAGCAATAGTGGCGGCGATTTTTACGCTACTATACAACACCAGATTTTACCATGAACTCTTCTTTGGAGAGAGATGTGATGTCTACAAACTGCGCGCCAAACGGCCGAGTTACACGGGCGTGGCAGTGGTGTTTATCCTCGCGATGGTTTCACTGCTGCTCGGAATATTCTTCTATCAACCAGTGCATTATCTGACCACAGGGGGATTGTAG
- a CDS encoding NADH-quinone oxidoreductase subunit H, whose amino-acid sequence MSVVRVLFSYLIFPGFIFTAVVGLFLTWIDRKVTARIHWRVGPPWYQPYADFLKLLLKETIIPEGSSKILFLMGPIIGLVAMTIFAVMIFSMNMNPGGTFVGDLIVMVYLLAIPPLGLMIGGSASKNPLASVGVSREMTQYFAYELPFLITIATIILKAGGSIRFGDIILAQQAQGPFLYSISGVIGAVVILLSTQAKLGFVPFDIPEAEQEIMAGPYIEYSGVALATFRVVRAMMFFLLPLFLISVLWGGFGTWWAILKFLLIVVLIILIKNTNPRIRIDQSLRFFWLGIGVLSVIGLVLAVYGL is encoded by the coding sequence ATGAGTGTAGTCAGAGTTCTTTTTTCATATCTTATATTCCCGGGTTTTATCTTTACTGCGGTGGTCGGTCTTTTTCTTACGTGGATTGATCGTAAAGTAACGGCGCGTATCCATTGGCGCGTGGGTCCACCATGGTATCAGCCATATGCTGACTTTCTTAAACTGCTCCTCAAAGAGACGATAATTCCTGAAGGAAGTTCGAAGATCTTGTTCCTGATGGGCCCGATTATCGGCCTCGTGGCGATGACTATCTTTGCAGTGATGATTTTTTCAATGAACATGAACCCAGGCGGCACTTTTGTCGGTGATCTAATCGTAATGGTCTACCTTCTAGCTATACCGCCGTTGGGTCTCATGATCGGTGGTTCCGCTTCCAAGAATCCGCTGGCGAGTGTTGGGGTATCTCGTGAGATGACCCAGTATTTTGCGTATGAACTGCCCTTCTTGATCACTATTGCCACCATCATCCTTAAGGCCGGTGGGAGCATCAGGTTCGGCGATATCATCTTGGCACAGCAGGCCCAGGGGCCTTTTTTGTATTCCATTTCTGGTGTCATAGGAGCTGTCGTTATTCTACTATCGACGCAGGCGAAACTTGGTTTCGTACCGTTCGATATTCCCGAGGCTGAACAGGAGATTATGGCCGGTCCCTATATTGAATATTCAGGCGTGGCTCTTGCCACGTTCCGTGTTGTGCGTGCGATGATGTTTTTTCTTCTGCCGCTTTTTCTCATATCGGTACTGTGGGGAGGTTTCGGTACTTGGTGGGCAATTCTGAAATTCCTGTTAATTGTCGTTCTTATAATACTCATAAAGAATACCAATCCCAGGATCCGAATAGACCAATCCCTTAGATTTTTCTGGCTGGGAATTGGCGTCTTGTCTGTGATCGGGTTGGTTCTTGCTGTTTACGGTTTATAA
- the mnhG gene encoding monovalent cation/H(+) antiporter subunit G, with the protein MISTIGWIVIWVGVLFDLLGAIGLIRFPDVYNRLQASTKCVTLGTFGIMIGIFLIKGFSPMGIKALICGAVLLLTSPVAAHALMKGSLHFGTKMWKGTILDQYGKDKLGGEQIEREEN; encoded by the coding sequence ATGATTAGCACAATTGGATGGATCGTCATCTGGGTCGGCGTATTATTCGATCTTTTGGGTGCGATAGGCCTCATTCGTTTTCCCGACGTTTACAACCGCCTCCAGGCATCGACAAAATGCGTAACACTTGGCACGTTCGGTATCATGATCGGTATTTTCCTTATAAAAGGATTCAGCCCAATGGGTATAAAGGCATTGATATGCGGTGCGGTGCTTCTGCTTACGAGTCCGGTGGCTGCACATGCTCTAATGAAGGGTTCGCTGCATTTCGGTACAAAAATGTGGAAAGGCACTATTCTCGACCAGTATGGAAAAGACAAACTTGGCGGTGAACAGATCGAACGGGAGGAAAACTAA
- a CDS encoding DUF4040 domain-containing protein — protein sequence MIELYLFLVFMIIAAFIATEIKDLLAAVISLGAVGFSVAIMFILVQAPDLAIVQIVVEVVTIVIFVAVIFQTTHIDETIGKKMTGPHVFSIVSFSFFALLFFIAIINALQELPAFGNATMRVASEYIRLGLPGTGGANLVADVILDFRALDTLGEATVLFTSVIGVAALIRSVGRKK from the coding sequence ATGATTGAACTCTATCTTTTTCTTGTTTTCATGATAATAGCAGCCTTTATCGCCACTGAGATCAAGGATCTGCTGGCTGCAGTGATATCACTTGGCGCGGTTGGTTTCTCAGTTGCTATCATGTTCATACTCGTTCAAGCTCCAGATCTTGCGATTGTGCAGATCGTTGTCGAGGTTGTGACGATCGTTATTTTCGTAGCGGTTATTTTCCAAACCACGCACATCGATGAGACTATCGGTAAGAAAATGACGGGTCCCCACGTCTTTTCGATCGTCAGCTTTTCTTTCTTCGCACTGCTCTTTTTTATAGCGATCATAAATGCTCTGCAGGAATTACCTGCATTTGGCAATGCGACGATGAGGGTGGCTAGTGAGTATATCCGACTTGGACTACCTGGAACGGGCGGTGCTAATCTCGTTGCGGATGTGATTTTGGATTTCCGGGCGCTTGATACACTTGGCGAGGCGACAGTTCTCTTTACGTCAGTGATAGGTGTGGCTGCTCTTATTCGTAGCGTTGGGAGGAAGAAATGA
- a CDS encoding proton-conducting transporter membrane subunit, whose amino-acid sequence MTFIPLFFAIPLAAAFIIPILGKIAKSVIWIFVTLVSFALFILALYGAAVTQQFPMIVYEMGNWPPPLGIVMAFDSLSAFMVLVISILVFAGSIFSLRYMSHYTGQWKFYTLYMLITAGMMGVSITGDLFNMFVFLEIAAISSYALVAFGVDAEELEASFKYMVMGEVGGLTFLLSIALLYAKTSTLNLADMANVLQVVGQTPFFWLVLGMMLLAFSIKAAFVPFHSWLPDAHPAAPAPISSLLSGIFIKVLGMYTTARLVFNIFGLNRANAPVFFNVLIGMGLLSIAFAGITALSQKDYKRLLGYSSVSQVGYIMLGFGIGNYYGVAGAIFYILAHALGKGLLFLTSGSVVNATGTRDITKLAGLGEHMPTTAWSFRFGSMSLIGLPPLVGFFAKYLIVLGALKAGFWWLAIVAIAFSVLTLGYLLKIENNVFMKKGRTQANKAPFTMRIAMVFLVVLIVLFGIGFQQVIDFLVGPAANALLRGVEYANLVFGSVGMSF is encoded by the coding sequence GTGACATTTATTCCGTTATTTTTTGCCATACCTTTGGCTGCTGCTTTCATTATTCCTATTTTGGGCAAGATCGCCAAGTCCGTAATATGGATTTTCGTTACTCTCGTGTCATTCGCTCTTTTCATCCTCGCGCTATATGGTGCCGCGGTTACCCAGCAGTTTCCAATGATCGTTTACGAAATGGGCAATTGGCCGCCTCCACTCGGGATCGTAATGGCGTTCGATTCACTGTCGGCTTTCATGGTTCTTGTTATATCGATACTGGTGTTTGCCGGAAGTATTTTTTCCTTGCGGTATATGTCTCACTACACTGGACAGTGGAAGTTCTACACACTGTACATGCTGATAACCGCCGGGATGATGGGTGTCTCAATCACGGGCGATCTCTTCAACATGTTCGTATTTCTTGAGATCGCAGCGATATCATCATATGCGCTTGTAGCATTCGGGGTGGATGCTGAAGAGCTGGAGGCTTCGTTCAAGTACATGGTGATGGGTGAGGTCGGCGGTTTGACCTTCTTGCTTTCCATCGCATTACTGTATGCGAAGACCTCGACACTCAATCTTGCTGATATGGCTAATGTGCTCCAAGTTGTTGGACAGACCCCGTTCTTCTGGCTGGTTCTGGGTATGATGCTTCTTGCTTTCTCTATCAAGGCTGCCTTTGTACCATTTCATTCCTGGTTGCCTGACGCGCATCCTGCAGCGCCAGCTCCTATATCAAGCTTGCTTTCCGGGATTTTCATTAAGGTGCTCGGGATGTATACGACGGCCCGTTTGGTCTTCAATATCTTCGGGCTGAACCGTGCGAACGCTCCGGTTTTCTTCAATGTCCTGATTGGAATGGGTTTGTTGTCGATTGCCTTTGCTGGCATAACCGCACTCAGTCAGAAGGATTATAAGAGGTTATTAGGTTATTCCAGTGTTTCTCAGGTTGGTTATATCATGTTAGGATTCGGCATTGGCAACTACTACGGTGTGGCGGGTGCGATTTTCTACATACTCGCCCACGCACTCGGCAAGGGTTTGTTGTTCTTGACATCGGGTTCCGTCGTCAACGCTACAGGAACGCGTGATATTACGAAACTCGCAGGTTTGGGCGAGCACATGCCAACAACGGCATGGAGTTTTCGCTTCGGCAGCATGTCATTGATCGGCCTGCCGCCTCTGGTTGGTTTCTTTGCCAAATACTTGATTGTGTTAGGTGCCCTGAAGGCGGGCTTTTGGTGGTTGGCAATTGTCGCTATCGCATTTAGCGTCTTGACTCTGGGCTATCTTTTGAAGATTGAGAACAATGTCTTTATGAAAAAGGGACGGACGCAAGCGAACAAAGCACCTTTTACGATGCGTATTGCGATGGTTTTCCTTGTGGTCTTAATTGTCTTGTTCGGTATCGGCTTTCAACAGGTCATTGATTTTCTTGTCGGTCCTGCTGCAAACGCATTGCTCAGAGGCGTCGAATATGCAAATCTCGTCTTTGGTTCTGTAGGTATGAGTTTTTAA
- a CDS encoding Na+/H+ antiporter subunit E → MRYVIYFIIAFCFWLLLTLSVNIDHLIAGVIVVLLATIVFGGYFTDRPVKFLQIHRILWFVIYIPIFLWYMVKANVDVAYRVLHPERPIKPGIVKIKTVLKTDIAKVFLANSITLTPGTMTCDIDGDYLYIHWIWIQSPELEQASKIIASHFERFLRRIFE, encoded by the coding sequence ATGAGATACGTGATCTATTTTATCATTGCTTTCTGTTTTTGGCTTCTTCTAACCCTGAGTGTTAATATTGATCATTTGATCGCCGGAGTTATCGTTGTTTTGCTCGCGACCATCGTCTTCGGGGGGTATTTCACAGACAGGCCGGTTAAGTTTCTACAAATCCACAGAATATTGTGGTTTGTCATATACATACCCATCTTCCTTTGGTACATGGTCAAGGCAAATGTGGATGTCGCGTATCGTGTACTACATCCAGAGAGACCGATCAAACCTGGCATCGTGAAGATAAAGACTGTACTGAAGACTGATATCGCAAAAGTGTTTCTAGCCAATTCTATTACATTGACACCCGGCACCATGACGTGCGACATAGATGGTGATTATTTGTATATTCATTGGATATGGATACAATCGCCGGAATTAGAGCAAGCTTCGAAAATCATCGCTTCACATTTTGAGAGATTTCTAAGGAGGATATTCGAATGA
- the nuoB gene encoding NADH-quinone oxidoreductase subunit NuoB: protein MANAKLWGLKKSPWVFHVAAASCNNCDIEILDILTPRWDVERFGIVLVGSPRHADALLITGVLNRKSLPRVLRVYEQTSKPCLVIGVGTCTCDNHMFEPSYNVVGPYDKYIPVDVYIPGCPPKPEAIISGVVKALKRL, encoded by the coding sequence ATGGCGAATGCTAAACTTTGGGGACTGAAAAAATCTCCCTGGGTATTTCACGTGGCCGCAGCTTCATGCAATAATTGCGATATCGAGATATTGGATATTCTGACGCCGCGGTGGGATGTTGAGCGTTTCGGCATTGTCCTGGTGGGTTCACCGAGGCACGCCGATGCACTGTTGATAACCGGCGTGCTAAACCGTAAATCGCTACCCCGTGTGCTGCGTGTATACGAACAAACGTCCAAACCGTGTCTTGTTATCGGCGTCGGGACCTGTACTTGTGACAATCATATGTTCGAGCCATCATATAACGTAGTGGGCCCCTATGACAAGTATATTCCAGTGGATGTCTATATTCCAGGCTGTCCTCCGAAGCCGGAGGCGATAATCAGCGGTGTAGTGAAGGCACTAAAGAGGTTATGA
- a CDS encoding monovalent cation/H+ antiporter complex subunit F, translated as MSALVSILAIGGFLCLFRIYQGPSISDRAVGVDIMGILFVGITGLSALFYDLPYLIDLSISLALFSFIGTIALAKYLEKRSLDD; from the coding sequence ATGAGCGCGTTGGTGAGTATTCTTGCAATTGGTGGATTTCTTTGTCTTTTCAGAATCTACCAGGGTCCTTCGATTTCAGACCGGGCAGTTGGCGTGGACATCATGGGTATTCTTTTCGTGGGGATCACCGGATTGAGCGCCTTGTTCTATGACCTTCCTTATTTGATTGATCTTTCTATCTCTCTTGCTCTGTTTAGTTTTATCGGCACCATCGCTCTCGCTAAGTATTTGGAGAAAAGGAGTCTCGATGATTAG
- a CDS encoding NADH-quinone oxidoreductase subunit C produces the protein MKKEYSQEILDEIGAKFPHASVKIHAPRRTYISISRDDVYEFAKFLFEEKKCRLSIATGIDKRDGIEILYHFSHDPSGTYYSIKTLVPKDDPKVKSLADFLPAANWIEREIHELLGVDFTGHPNLVPLLTAETWPADLHPLRRDYADEHKEFKIEKTKEDQ, from the coding sequence ATGAAAAAAGAATATTCACAGGAAATACTGGATGAGATCGGCGCAAAATTCCCGCATGCATCGGTGAAGATTCACGCACCGCGCCGCACTTACATCAGCATATCCAGGGACGATGTATACGAATTTGCCAAATTCCTATTCGAAGAAAAAAAATGCCGTTTATCCATTGCGACCGGCATTGACAAACGTGACGGCATTGAGATACTCTATCATTTCTCGCATGACCCGAGTGGAACTTACTACAGCATCAAAACACTCGTGCCGAAGGATGACCCGAAGGTAAAAAGTCTGGCCGATTTCCTGCCGGCTGCTAATTGGATTGAACGGGAGATCCATGAGTTATTAGGTGTTGACTTCACGGGTCACCCGAACCTGGTACCGCTCCTTACGGCAGAAACGTGGCCGGCTGATCTGCATCCATTAAGGCGTGACTATGCCGATGAACATAAGGAGTTCAAAATCGAGAAAACCAAGGAGGACCAGTGA
- a CDS encoding ferredoxin, giving the protein MQKRIVLDLDLCCGCRSCEAACKAAFKGEARIRHGDIAGIAYLPLACKHCKQPLCLASCPVEAITRDDSTGYVIRSAMVCIGCKGCAFACPFGVIDAPLVRHISQKCSLCADREEGPRCVSACSSGALQWLSDEEIEQHEIGMRMVSKDLFFRRKS; this is encoded by the coding sequence ATGCAGAAAAGAATAGTGCTGGACCTTGATTTATGTTGTGGTTGTCGGTCCTGTGAGGCGGCCTGTAAGGCAGCATTCAAAGGTGAAGCGCGTATTCGACACGGAGATATCGCCGGGATAGCATACCTGCCGCTTGCCTGTAAGCACTGTAAACAGCCGCTCTGTCTCGCATCGTGCCCTGTAGAGGCGATTACGAGGGATGACAGTACCGGCTATGTTATTCGCTCGGCCATGGTCTGCATAGGATGCAAAGGCTGTGCATTCGCCTGTCCCTTTGGCGTCATCGATGCGCCTCTGGTCAGACACATTTCGCAAAAATGCAGTTTGTGTGCTGATCGCGAAGAAGGGCCGAGATGTGTTAGTGCTTGTTCATCTGGTGCACTTCAATGGCTATCTGATGAGGAAATCGAGCAGCATGAGATTGGCATGAGAATGGTGTCGAAGGATTTATTTTTCAGGAGAAAGTCATGA
- a CDS encoding sodium:proton antiporter, whose translation MIIFLSCIILFLIGLYAIVTKRNMIKIVIGFALIEYAINLLFALIGFRTGMLAPIITKVDMAHKFVDPIPQALVLTAIVIALGTTALMLTVVLRIYSRYKTFDIAEIRKLKG comes from the coding sequence ATGATTATTTTCCTGAGCTGTATCATTCTATTCTTGATAGGTTTGTATGCAATTGTTACCAAACGCAACATGATAAAAATCGTCATCGGTTTCGCCCTTATTGAGTATGCGATCAACCTTCTCTTCGCGTTGATTGGTTTCCGGACTGGAATGTTGGCGCCGATAATCACCAAGGTCGATATGGCGCACAAGTTTGTTGATCCGATTCCTCAGGCACTCGTACTGACCGCAATCGTAATCGCTCTTGGAACGACAGCCCTAATGTTGACCGTTGTCCTGCGTATCTACAGCCGGTATAAGACTTTCGATATTGCAGAGATCAGAAAATTGAAAGGATAA
- a CDS encoding proton-conducting transporter membrane subunit: protein MNEIYYVIVAPIFFGLLGFVINRLRTEFDLVAFILTLWYAIRIFIATRTQIISYNVASIIGIDFRFYADSLAGFIVLFNAIFAILIWLYSLRAMSKMPRERVYYLYVALTLSAANGVVLSGNLIFLLLFWNVLVFSLYGILQVGKVYSSPAARKAITIIGVSDYLMMLGIVIFLVRTGNLNFPLENTLRFTDVWLVVSYVMILVGVLAKLGTVPLHTWIPEASKVVPASTMAFIPGSLDKLLGFYLLMRISYNIFDITKYVPLQLTLMIIGSITIIFMALMALWQKDAQRLLAFSTVSQAGYMVLGVGTGIPIAIAGALFHMLNNVLYKSALFLSTGSVDYRAKTTDLDALGGLGVKMPYTLFTFVVAALALSGVPPLNGFYSKWMIYQGIIEMSDKINIWFIFLICAMFGSILTLAYSLKLIHSIFLGERPKELNKVREARFEMVVPALFLALGCIAFGVFAQALPLKHLVLPSLGYDISEVGFWSPTLATVLIIVGIIVGLIVYLIGTAMKPRRTRIFVGGEIMEEEAARMTGPNFYSSLNSMEMLKKTYDFGEGGAFDFYNYLRGAADGAAILSKDVIDRIITSMYKIVGRIAGMIGNLTSLLHTGELYTYVGWIFLGGIVILLILVF from the coding sequence ATGAATGAGATATATTATGTCATAGTTGCGCCAATATTTTTCGGCCTGCTCGGTTTTGTCATCAATCGTCTTCGGACCGAATTTGACCTTGTGGCGTTCATATTGACGCTGTGGTATGCGATACGAATCTTCATTGCTACGAGAACCCAGATAATATCCTACAACGTTGCGTCAATCATTGGCATTGACTTTAGATTCTACGCCGATAGCCTGGCCGGGTTTATTGTTCTTTTTAACGCCATCTTCGCCATTCTCATATGGCTCTATTCCTTAAGGGCAATGTCGAAGATGCCGCGTGAGAGAGTATACTACTTATACGTTGCTCTCACTCTTTCTGCCGCTAATGGTGTTGTTCTAAGTGGTAATCTGATATTCCTCTTGCTCTTCTGGAATGTGCTCGTTTTCTCGCTCTACGGTATTCTGCAGGTAGGCAAGGTATATAGTTCGCCAGCGGCACGCAAGGCGATAACTATTATTGGCGTCTCGGATTACTTGATGATGCTTGGTATCGTCATATTTCTTGTGAGGACCGGTAATCTCAATTTTCCTCTCGAGAATACGCTTCGTTTCACCGATGTCTGGCTGGTGGTGTCATATGTAATGATCCTGGTCGGCGTGCTGGCCAAGCTCGGTACGGTTCCTCTGCACACATGGATACCCGAGGCATCGAAAGTCGTTCCTGCATCGACCATGGCGTTCATACCAGGTAGTCTGGATAAACTGCTTGGCTTCTATCTTCTGATGAGGATCTCATACAACATTTTCGACATCACAAAGTATGTTCCCTTGCAGTTGACATTGATGATAATCGGTTCGATAACCATCATCTTCATGGCGCTGATGGCATTATGGCAGAAGGATGCACAAAGGCTGTTGGCTTTCTCTACTGTATCGCAGGCAGGATATATGGTATTGGGAGTCGGCACGGGCATACCGATCGCAATTGCCGGTGCTTTGTTTCACATGTTGAACAACGTACTCTACAAATCCGCTCTATTCCTCAGTACGGGTTCTGTTGATTATCGAGCGAAAACAACGGACCTGGATGCTCTTGGTGGGTTGGGTGTCAAAATGCCTTATACGCTATTCACCTTTGTGGTGGCTGCACTTGCCTTGTCTGGAGTTCCGCCATTGAACGGCTTTTACTCGAAGTGGATGATTTATCAGGGCATAATCGAGATGAGTGATAAAATCAATATTTGGTTCATTTTTCTCATTTGCGCAATGTTCGGTAGTATTCTGACCCTCGCCTATAGCCTTAAATTGATACATTCAATCTTCCTTGGGGAAAGACCGAAAGAGTTGAATAAAGTTCGTGAGGCACGTTTTGAGATGGTCGTACCCGCACTGTTTCTTGCCCTCGGGTGTATCGCCTTTGGTGTTTTTGCACAGGCTTTGCCTCTTAAGCATCTAGTTTTGCCCAGCCTGGGATATGATATAAGTGAAGTGGGTTTCTGGTCGCCTACCCTCGCAACTGTCCTTATCATCGTGGGTATTATTGTGGGTCTCATTGTGTATCTGATTGGTACGGCGATGAAACCGAGAAGGACCCGTATATTCGTCGGCGGCGAGATCATGGAGGAAGAAGCAGCAAGGATGACCGGACCGAATTTCTATTCTTCCCTGAATAGCATGGAGATGCTCAAGAAGACCTATGATTTCGGTGAAGGCGGAGCGTTTGATTTCTATAACTACCTGCGTGGTGCAGCAGACGGTGCCGCCATACTCTCGAAAGACGTGATCGACCGCATTATTACCTCTATGTACAAAATAGTCGGGCGCATCGCAGGGATGATCGGGAATCTGACTTCTTTGCTTCACACTGGTGAGTTATACACGTACGTCGGTTGGATTTTTCTCGGTGGTATTGTAATTCTACTCATTTTGGTTTTTTGA
- a CDS encoding nickel-dependent hydrogenase large subunit encodes MKRIVPIGPYHPLQEEPEFFKLIVEGEKVVDLEINIGYNHRGHEFIAQKMTYDQIPFLVERICGICSDSHPYAYVLAVEDAARIEPPPRAQYIRTIIGELERIHSHYLWVGLAGHFIGYNTVWMWVWRYREPLLDIFELIMGNRNHYAVNKVGGARRDIPPEYYGKIEEYLDLVEEKTTMFTKAVLDDPVIRARLENVGILSKEDAIAYGVLGPTARGSGYAIDVRKDDPYDAYGKVDWDMIVFEEGDILAKAKVRLLECYESIKIVRQCLRDMPDGPIEARVDEIPPGEGIGRHEAPRGEVFHYVRSDGSNMPARHKIRAPSYMNIPSNVVAVRGYSIADAALVLAAVDPCYCCTERTVVFEDGKKKFTGHDLLQLSRQKTEKLRRRYRR; translated from the coding sequence GTGAAGAGAATAGTACCGATTGGTCCTTACCATCCGCTTCAGGAGGAACCTGAGTTCTTCAAGCTTATCGTCGAAGGGGAAAAGGTCGTGGATCTTGAGATAAATATCGGCTACAACCACCGCGGACACGAATTCATTGCTCAGAAAATGACTTACGACCAAATTCCCTTCCTGGTGGAGAGAATATGCGGTATCTGTTCCGACTCGCACCCGTATGCATATGTCCTGGCAGTTGAGGATGCGGCGCGTATTGAACCACCGCCGCGTGCGCAGTACATAAGGACGATTATCGGTGAGTTGGAGCGCATACATTCTCACTATCTATGGGTTGGCCTTGCCGGGCATTTCATTGGCTATAACACGGTGTGGATGTGGGTCTGGCGTTATCGCGAGCCGTTGCTTGATATTTTTGAGTTGATAATGGGTAACCGCAATCATTACGCTGTCAACAAGGTCGGAGGCGCGCGTCGCGATATACCGCCCGAATATTACGGTAAGATCGAGGAGTATTTGGATCTTGTTGAAGAAAAAACGACCATGTTCACCAAAGCCGTGCTCGACGACCCGGTCATCCGAGCCAGGCTCGAGAACGTCGGTATCTTGTCCAAAGAGGACGCGATTGCCTATGGGGTTTTGGGTCCGACTGCCCGGGGCTCTGGGTACGCAATCGATGTTCGTAAGGATGATCCATACGACGCTTATGGCAAGGTTGATTGGGATATGATTGTCTTCGAAGAAGGAGACATTTTAGCGAAGGCAAAGGTGCGACTGCTTGAGTGCTACGAGTCGATAAAAATCGTAAGACAATGCTTGAGAGATATGCCAGATGGTCCGATCGAGGCCAGGGTCGATGAAATCCCACCGGGTGAAGGTATAGGCAGGCACGAAGCTCCCCGCGGTGAGGTGTTCCACTATGTGCGCTCTGACGGTTCAAACATGCCGGCGAGACACAAGATACGGGCGCCCAGTTATATGAATATACCATCGAACGTTGTCGCTGTCAGGGGTTATTCAATTGCTGATGCTGCGCTGGTTCTTGCTGCTGTCGACCCGTGCTACTGTTGCACCGAACGTACAGTTGTTTTCGAAGATGGAAAGAAAAAATTCACGGGACATGATTTACTACAACTTTCGCGACAAAAGACCGAAAAACTAAGAAGGAGATATCGGCGATGA